CTTCGGGCACGTCGACCACGCGTTCTCCGGCAGCATCTACGGCTCGTTCGCTGGCTCGTGGTCAAGGGAGTACCTGGGAAACGAGTATAACGACTTCACGGAGCACATGTCGGGCGCGGCCGAGCTGGTGCTCGTGCCGGCGTCGGGGCAGCCCGTGGAGCTGGTCGTCGAAGGACAACTGACCGAGGAGTTCTACGGGAGCGAGCACACTGATTACCTGTTCTCCTTCACGACCTATCCCGGTGACGGGATGACGTTCAGCGTCCTGGCCGAGACGACCGACGACGAGACGAGCGAGCGTACCGTGTGGACCTCCTTCGAGGTGCGGCGGCAGATCGTCAGGGACATCGAGGCGTCCTTCATGATGGGAACCGAGAGGGGCGGAAAGAAGTGCACCGGCGGGATCTGCTACAACGAGCCGGAGTTCGAGGGCGTTCGGGTCAGACTGACCGGGTTCTTCTAGGAGGGGTCGTGCCGAACACGCTCCGGACAACTCTCAGACGGGCCCTCGCGGTCGCGGCGCTCGCGGCCGTCGGCACAGCACTCGGCGGCGGCTGCGACTGGTTCGACGATCCGATCGAGCCGAACCTCACGCCCGAGACGTCAATGACGACCTGTCCGTCCCAGGTCGACGCCGGGACCTCGGTCACGCTGTCGTGGACTGGGACCGACGTCGACGGCAGCGTGGTCGCCTACGCGTGGGCGTTCGACGACACGATCGACGGATACACGACGGAGACGACTGCCGTCTTCGACTCCGTGGATGCGGGGGCCCACACGTTCGAGGTCGCGGCGGTCGACGACGACGGCGACACCGACCCGTCGCCCGCGGTCTGCTCGTTCGTCGCGATCGACGAGGAGGAGAACCTCCCGCCCGAGACCGAGATGATCACGTGTCCAGGAACGGTGTCGGTCGGAGACGACGTGACGCTCCGTTGGTCCGGCAGCGATCTGGACGGAACGGTCGTCTCGTACCGTTGGACGCTGGACGGATCGGACGAGACGACGACGACCGACACGACGCTCGTCGTATCGGACGTCACGGAGGGCGGACATACCTTCAGCGTCGCGGCCGTCGATGACGACGGCGACGCCGACGGTACGCCCGCGACCTGCTCGTTCACCGCCACGGCGGCCGGGGAGCCGGTTCCGCGGATCGTGCTGGTCGAGCTCTTCACGACGCACTCGTGCGCGAACTGCCCGAACGCCGAGGAAGGGCTCCACATGATGCTCAGCGAGTACGGATCCGACAGCCTCTGCGTCGTGGCCTACCACGACCTGGGGCCTCCGATCGGGCCGGACGTGCTGGCCACGCAGGAGATGATGGACAGGATCGACTGGTACACCGACATCCACGGGTTCGAGGACCTGCATCCGCTGGCCCTCTTCGACGGGGACTTCTCGCGGCCGGTCCCGGGCGCGTTGAGTCCGGAGGCTGCCGCCGAGGACTACCGTACGGAGATCGAGGTCAGCCGGAAGGTCCCGTCCGCTCTGTCGGTCGACCTGAGCGGGTCGCTGGACGGAGCGCGGGCGAGCGTGACGGTCCGGGTGCGCGCGCACGACGACCCCGGCGCCGGCGACCTGGTGCTCCGGACCGTGGTCGTCGAGGACGAGGTGCAATCGCAGGGGCGGGTGTTCGACTTCGTCGCCCGTGACCTTCTCCCGGACGAGCCTCTGACGATGACCGCAGTGGGTGATTCGGCCGTGGTGACCAGGTCGTTCGACGTGGGCCCCGGCTGGAACATGGACCATATCGATGTGATCGCGTTCGTCCAGGACGACACGACGCAGGAGGTCATACAGGCCGGGCGACTCGCGACCGGCATGTAGATACGACGACGACCGAAGAGAGTCAGCAAAGGGAAGAAGGAACACTGTCTCCACAGAGCGCACGGCGACAGGGGCCTCAGACAGTAGGAGTGAAATCGCCGCGAAAGGAGAGCAGCATGATGAAGCGAACGGCGATCGTGGCAGTGCTCTGCGCCGTACTGGTGGGAGTCTCAGTGAACGGGGTCGCGGCAGACCGCGTCGTCCTCGCCGAGATGTTCGGCGGGACGTGGTGCGGATACTGCCCCGACTCGTCAGGCGCCCTTCAGATCCTCAGGGGCGAGTTCAGGGACGACCAGTTCCTGGCCATTTACAATCACGTGGGCGGCGCCGACCCGTGGCGCACGTCCGAGTCCGAGAGCCGCGCCAGCTGGTACAGCGTCGGCGGCGTCCCGCACGTCGAGTTCGACGGGGTCACCGACGTTGTCGGCTCGTACGGGTCGCCCGAGGCGACGGCCGACGCCTTCCGGCCGATCGTCAACAGCCGTCTGGGCGTCTCGGCTCCGCTGACGATCGAGGCCGTCGGCATCATCGGGTCGTCGGCCGGCTGGGTCGACGCCACCATCAAGGCGACCGAGTCGATCTCCCACACCGATCTCAGGGCGCAGTTCGTCCTCATCGAGAACGGGATGAGCTACGGCGGGAAGGACTACGACTTCACGGCCCGTGATTACCTGCCGGTCGAGAGTCTCTCGCTCTCCTCGCCCGGCGACTCCGTGGTGGTCAACAGGAACTTCACCATCGATCCGACCTGGGACCACACGAACATGGAGCTCGTCGTCTTCGTCGAGCGGACGACGGTCAAGCAGATCGTCAACGCCGGACTCATGACGAACCCCTATCAGTTCGACTTCGAGACGGAGGTCTACGCGGCCGAGGTGCCGCTGATGGGCGGCAGCGTCTTCACGACCGTTCTCAGGAACACAGGAACGGTGACCGACACCATCACGGTCAACATCGAGAACGTCGAGATCCCCGACGGCGTCTCCTCGTTCGATTGGTTCGCGACCTACTGCGACGAGGAAGGTCTGTGCTACTTCGGCGAGCATGACTTCGTTCTGGCGCCTGGAGAGTTCGAGACGCTCGACGTGCACATGGACGACTACAATGGATCGGTCCCCGGCATGGCGGTCACTCGCCTCTTCGGCACCAGCGCCGGCGACACGACGGCGCTCGAGGAGGAGTACTACGCGACCTTCGTCGGCATGCCTTCCATCCTGGTCGTCGAGGACGACGGCGACGACACATACGGGACGTACATGAAGTCCGCTCTCGACAGCGTCGGATACGCCGGACACCTGTGGGACGCCCACACACTTGGGCGCCCGGGTGCGGACCGGCTGGCGTCGTACTGGGCCGTCCTGTGGACGACCGGCAACGGCGACGCCACCGACATCACGGCAGACGACGAGTCGGATCTCATGAGCTTCCTCGACGACGGCGGCAACCTGTTCCTCGCCAGCATGAACTACCTGTCGTCGCGCGCCGCAACGAACACCTTCATCACCGACTACCTGAATGTCAGCTCGTGGACGGACGATGCCGGCGGCTTCGTGATGACGGGCGTGAGCGGCGACATCATCTCCGACGGCATGTCGCTCGGGCTTCTGGGCGGGGACTTCGCCCCGGGCGCGACCGACAAGTTCGTCATCTCCTCGCCGGCGGATTCGATCTTCTACGCCTCCAACGGCGTGCGCGGACTCAAGGTCGATGACGGCTACAAGGCCGTCTTCACCTCGTTCCCCTTCGAACTCGTGAAGACGACGACGGCCGACCCCGACAACCAGATGACGCTCATCGACCGCATCCTCACCTGGTTCCAGATGACGGGTGTCGACGATGTGATCCCGGGCGTGCAGAGGCTGTCGCTCGGCCAGAACTACCCGAACCCCTTCAACCCGGTGACGACCATCGAGTTCTCGGTGCCCGCGAGCGCGGAGCGCGTTGAGCTCGAGGTCTACAATGTGGCCGGAAGACTGGTCCGGACGCTCGTCGACGGCGAGCTCGAGGCCGGACCGCACAGGGTCATCTGGGACGGCACGGACGGGAACGGGAAGAGCTGCTCCTCCGGCATCTACTTCACCAGACTGACGGCCGGACGGGAGACGAAGACCGGGAAGATGACGCTTCTCAAGTAGCGCCGCTTCGGAGCACACTGCATCCCGGGCGCCCTGAAACGACGGGCGCCCGGGTGCCTTCCGGGGGGACGCACAGCTGAAAGGGCACGTTCGATGCGACACGATTCGCGACTCCTGAGCCTTGTGCTCGCAGCGATCCTCGCCGTCACGCTTCAGGCCGCCGCCTATCCGAGGGACGATGCGGCTGTCGTCGAGATCGACGTCCATTCAAGGGCGGAGATCCACCATCTCAACGAGCTCGGCATGGACATCATGAACGTGCGGGACGGCGTTGCCGAGATCGCCGCCGTGCCCTCGGAGATCGACGTGCTGCGAGCCAACGGCTACATCCCGCGCATCGTCATGGAGCGCATGATCGACGGCGTGGCCTCGCTGCGTCTCGAGGACCGTGGGGAGTACCACAGCTACACCGAGCTGACGAACGACATGGCGGCGTGGGCTTCGGCCTATCCGAACATCACCGAGCTCGTCTCCATCGGTCAGAGCGTCCTCGGCCGCGAGCTCTGGGCGATGAAGATCACCGACAACCCGGCCATCGAGGAGTTCGAGCCGGAGATCCAGTGGATCGGGGCGCACCACGGCGACGAGACGATCAGTGTCGAAGTGTGCTACTACATGATCGACCACCTTCTCGAGAACTACGGTACAGACCCCCAGGTCACGTGGCTCGTCGACGAACGCGAGATCTGGATCATCCCGATGTTCAACCCCGACGGCCACACGAGCGGCTCCCGATACAACGGGAACGGCGAGGACCTCAACAGGGGCTACCTCTGTCCGTGCGGCTGCAACGCCGGCTCGGCCATGGCCCAGCCCGAGCACCAGGCGCTCGAGGCGTTCAACGAGCGGATGAACCCCGTGACGTCGCTCACGTTCCACTCGGGCGCGGTCTACGTCAACTACCTGTGGGACTACACGTATTCGGCCACGCCCGATGAGGCGATGCTCATCACGCTCTCCGAGGGCTACAGCTCGTACACGGGCCTCCCTGTGACGAACGGCGCCGACTGGTACATCGTCCACGGGAGCTGTCAGGACTGGTGCTACGACCAGCGCGGTGAGATCGACACGACCATCGAGGTCTCGACGACCAAGGACCCGCCCCAGTCTTCGATCGATCCGATCGTGTCGGACAACATCCCGGCGATGCTCTATCAGGCGCGGAAGTCGGGGAAGGGCATCCGGGGGCTTGTGACAGACGGCGAGACCGGCGAGCCGCTGTATGCGACGATCTCGATCCCCGAGATCGGAAAGGACGTCTACACGGACCCGGACGTCGGCGACTACCACCGCATGGTCGAGTCGGGTACCTACACGGTTGTCTGTGAGGTCGAGGGATACCCCACCGAGACGGTCTACAACGTCTCGGCGAACCTCGACACGTTCGTCGTCGTCAACTTCGCCATGGAGCCTCCGCCCCGCGGCACGGTCGCGGGCTACGTCACCGACGAGCTCATGAACCCGATCGAGGCGACCGTCGAGGTCACCGACCTGACGGGCTACTCGGCCTCGTCGGACCCGGCGACCGGGTACTACGAGATCCCCTACATCCCGGCAGGCACGCACACGGTCCGGGCGAGCGCTCCGGGCTTCAGGACCGAGGAGCGGACCGGCGTCGAGGTTGTCGACAACACGACCTCGACGGAGAGCTTCGCGCTCGTCGCGCCGGTCTTCTACGACGACTTCGAGAGCGGGCTTTCGGGCTGGAACGGCTCGTGGGCGACGACCACCTCCGAGGCCATGAGTCCGACCCACTCGATGACCGACAGCCCGGGCGGCCAGTACGGCAACAACGACTACACCGTGACCACACTGGCCAGCCCGGTCGATCTGACCGGTCATGCCGAGGCGGCGCTCGTCTTCTGGCACCGGTACGACACCGAGGCCGGATACGACATCTGCTACGTGGAGGTGAGTTCGGACGGCGGTTCGAGCTGGACGCAGGTCGGTTCGTACGACGGCCTGCAGAACGACTGGGTCGAGGAAGAGATCGACGTCTCTTCCTGGGCGGGGACGAGTCAGTTCCTCGTCAGGTTCACGCTGGACTCGGACGGCTGGATCACGGACGACGGATGGTACGTCGACGACGTCCAGGTCTTCGGCGACCAGACGCTCTCGGGCATCGATGAGGAGATCGTCCGGGCCCCGCGCGTGGCCAACTACCCGAACCCGTTCAACCCGGTGACCTCCGTGACCTACTCGGTACCGTCGCCCGGAAGCGTGACACTCGGGATCTACGACGTCTCGGGGCGGCTCGTCCGGACGCTGGTCGACGGAGCCGTCGAGGTCGCGGGCGAGCACAGCGCGACGTGGAACGGGACGGACGAGGGCGGCCGCTCGGTCGCCGGCGGCGTCTACTTCGCCCGTCTCGTGACCGACGCGGGGGAGGCCTCCTCGAAGCTCGTGCTGCTCAAGTAGTTTTCGGAACGGTTCTGGCATTCTCAAGCGGGGCGGCTCATCGAGCCGCCCCGCCGGTGTCTGTGGACCGCCCTTGACACGCGGCGAGGGGCGGTGACATTATCGCGCCCGTTGCGGAGACGGCGACTCGAAGAGGAAGGGACGCTTACTCTCGGTGAAGCGACGCAGGGTTCTGAGCATCCTGATCGCGCTGGTCGTCTGTGCGGGCATCATGCTGGCGCCGACGCCGTCCGGCCTCACGCGCGAGGGACAGAACGCGATCGCCATCTTCGGGCTCTGTTTCGTTCTGTGGGTAGGGAACGCACTTCCCCTCTCCGTCACGAGTCTCTTCGCCATCGTCCTGCTCCCGACGCTCCGCGTGCTCCCGGCGTCGCGGTCGTTCGCCCTCTTCGGCAGCCCAGTCGTCTTCTTCATCCTCGGGGCCTTCATCCTGGCCGCGGCCATGATGCGGTCGGGTCTCTCGACGAGGCTGGCGCTCGCCTTCCTCAGACGTTTCGGTGGCAGTCCAGGCCAGCTGCTGGCCGGCGTCGTCTTCTCGGGCGGCTTCCTGGCCTTCTGGATGCCGTCGCACGCGGTCGCCGCGCTCCTGTTCCCGATCGTCCTCGAGATCGTCCACGCTCTTGAACTCCGTCCGATGCGGAGCGGCTACGGCCGCGCCCTGCTTCTCGCGCTCGCGTGGGGGGCCGTGATCGGCGGCGTCGCCACCTTCCTCGGCGGCGCCAGGAACCCGCTCGCGCTCGGCATCCTCCAGGAGCACTACGGGCAGTCGATCGGTTTCCTCGAGTGGATGATCGCCGTGGCCCCGTTCGCCGTGGCCCTCATGGGAGTCGGCTACCTCGTGCTCTCCAGGGGATGCAGGATCGAGATCGACGACGTCTCGGAAGCCAGGCGGGCGCTCGACAGAAAGGCCACTGAGCTCGGGCCGCTGACGGCCAGGGAGAAGGGCGTCGCGACGATCATGGTCCTGACGATCGGCGCGTGGATCGTAGCCGGTCAGAACATGGGACTGGCCTCCATCTCTCTGCTCGCCGCTGTCTCGCTCTTCGTCTTCAACCTGATCGACTGGCAGAGCGTCGAGGAGTACGTCAACTGGGGCGTCATCCTGATGTACGGGGGTGCCATCGCGATCGCGACCGCGCTCCACGAGTCCGGCGGCGCGGCGTGGATCGCGCAGGTAGCCGTCCAGCGCCTCTCGGGTCTGCCGCCCTTTGCGATGTTCATGGTCTTCGCGGTCGCCGCCATCTTCCTGACCGAGGCCATCAGCAACGTCGCCGCCGTCGCACTCTTTCTTCCCATCGCCTTCGGGATCGCCGAGGGGAGCGGTCTCGCGCCGGTCCCGGTCGTCTTCGCCGTGGCGGTCCCCGCCGGTCTGGCGTTCGCGCTGCCGATGGGGACTCCGCCCAACGCGATCGCCTACTCGGCCGGCTACTACAGACTGAGGGACTCAGTGATTCTCGGAGCCGTCCTCAAGCTGGCCGCGCTCGCACTCCTGGCGCTCGCGGTGAAGGTCTACTGGCCGCTTCTCGGCATCGACATCTAGGAGGAGGCCGTCGTGAAACGAATGCTGCTGCTGCTCTCGCCCGCGCGCGTCTCGCCGGTCTGCGTCGAGGAGGCTCTCGAGGAGGCGTCGACGTCCGACGCCGAGCTCGTCGCGTACTTCATTCTCGACACGACCATCAGCGAGGACCTCAGGAAGCGGATCCACGATACGGGGTTCCTCGGCGGCGCTCCGAGCGACGACTTCATGAAGGCGATGCGCCGGGAACACGAGCTTCAGGGGAGGGAGCAGCTGGAGCGCATCGGCGAGCGCGCCTCCGAGCTGGGGATACCCTACCGATCGGAGTTCGTCATCGGCGACTTCCTGACGAGTTCGCTGGCGGCCGCCGACCGCGAGCATCCGGAGGCCATCTTCGTTTCGCGACGCGAACGGACGGCGATCGCCCGTCTGGTGGAGGGGTCCGCCGTCAGGGAACTCGAGGCGAGCGCCCCGTGCGAGGTTCTCGTGCACGACGAGGACAACGGTCTGGAGTGACGCCGCCCGGGAACGTGAAAACGCCGCCCGGTTCTCGGCGCGTTTCTGCGCGCCTTGGGCCGGGCGGCGCCGTTCTGCCGAGCCTCGGTGGAATCGTCTAGCGCTTCTCCGAGCGGAGTCGCTCGAGCTCCTGCTCGAACGCGGCTCTGAGCCGCGGCCTTTCGGACAGCTCGATCGCCTTCTCCATCTCACGGATCGCCTCGTCGATGCGCCCGGTCTCCGCCAGGAGACTCGAGAGATTGGCGCGCGGAGACGGTGACTTCGGCGAGACGATGATCTCCTTCCGGAGCTCCTGCTCGGCCCGCTCCAGATCCCCCATGCGGTAGTAGGCCTGCGCGAGCCGCGTGTGTGCGTGCTCGACCCTCTGGTCGCCGGTCAGCGCCGCACGGAGAGCCTGGATGGCCTCGGGGTAGCGCTCCTGCGAGAGGTAGATGTCCGCGAGCCGCGACTGCGCGAGGCTGTTCCTCGGGTTGATAGCGATGGTCCGCTCGAGGTACTCGAGCTCCTGTTCGAGGTCACCCGTATCGAGATAGGTGAGCGCCAGCGTGTAGGCCGCGTCTGCGCTCGACGGATCGAGTTCGAGCGCCTTCTCGAGCGCCTCGATCGCGGCGTCCGGATTGCTCTGGAGCTTGAGCGTCTGCCCGAGCCCGACGTGGGCCGAGGCGTTCTCAGGATCGATCTCGATGGCCCTGCGGAAGACGCGGGCCGCCTCCGCCAGGCGGTCGAGCCGCATGTAGGCCGTTCCCAGGCTGACGTAGGCCGGACCGTATTCCGGATCGGCCTCGATGGCCTCCCTGAACGCCTCGACGGCCCCCTCGAAGTCGCCCGCACGGAACATCTCGATCCCCCGGGAGAGCCGTCGCTGTTGCTCGGGCGAGAGACTCTCGTCGACCATCTCGAAGGTGCCGGAGGACCTCGTGACCTGCGCGAACGAGGTGTCATCGAGCTCGGATCTGAGGACCGGCAGGTCGGCCAGCCCGAGCGCCTGGAACGACACGAGAAGCGCGGCGCCGACGACCAGCAGGGCGGGCGCGAGAAGCTGCTTTCTGAGCGTCACCGTAAGCACGAAGCCCGCGGCTCCGGCGATGAGGCCCGCGATGAGAATGGAGGTCCGACCGAGCAGAGCTCCCGGAAGCGCACAGGCGATCAGGACGCAAGACGCCGCTATCCAGCTCGTGGCCGGGCTCTTGAGGGAGCCGAGGTTCCATCCGAAGCCGTACGACTTCGGGTCCTCCCAGAGACCCCGGGAGAGTGCGACGAGTGCCCCCGAGACAAGCGTGACGACGACCAGCGTCCTCGGCGTCCAGAGCGCGGCGGCGCCGCCCGCGTAGCCGCCGTATCCGAGAAGGAACGCGAAGAAGAGAGCGCTGGCTATCATGAGCTCCGCCAGCGGCGTGAACCGGCGGAGTTCGAAGGGCGGCGCGTAGTAGAAGTAGAAGATCGACAGCACACCGAGCACATAGGTGAGCGCGACGTAGCTCACCGAGAGCGCGAAGAGCGTCGACAATGAGAAGAGGAAGACCGAGGCGATGAGACGCCGTCCCCGTTCGGGGTTGCCCGCGGGCGTCGCCGTCAGCCGTCGGAGAGAGGAGACCGTCAGTCCGGCCGAGCAGGACGCCGCCAGAAGCCCGATGATCGAGATGGCATCGAACGGATGCGAGATCGCCAGCAGCCCCTCGCTCTGCATCAGAAGTCTGGCTCCGAAAGCCAGGCCCGCGAAAGTGACGAGCGGCATCGAGACGGCGTGCACGAGGTCGAGCTCGCGGACGTCGGCCGCGAACCGCCCGGCGTCGTGGAGCCTGTACCAGAGGATGAGCACCGGTGTCACGACGAACAGGTCGACGAGCGAGTTCGAAAGGTCGGAGAGCGCGAACGGCGTCACGTTCGCGAAGGCCCGGTGGATGTCGGCCCGGGCGAAGAACAGCTGGTAGACGTTCTCGATGTCGCCGCCGAACAGGTTGACCAGGGCCAGTGTGATCGGCGGGAGGGCGAAGAAGAAGAACATCGTCACGTAGATGACGAAGAACGACAGCACGCTCCGGAGGACGTTCCGCGTCTTGAGAAAGACGTACCAGGCGCCGAGCAGGCAGCCGAGCGCTGCCTCCAGCCGGATGCCGACCGTCGTCCCCTGGAAATCGTGGTAGGTCGGGTTGAGGAGGTTCAGGAACGCCCTGCCGATCGACCCGTCCTTCGGGATCAGATACCCGATGAGTTCGGGGGCATCGCCCGCCGAGGGAACGAGGAGATCGAGCACCGGCGGGAGCAGCGTCAGGAGCCAGGCGAAGAGCATGAGTCGCGTGACCCGCGCGATGCGCTCGCGCGACAGGAGCGCCAGGACGACCGAGAGCGCCAGAAGCGGCGCGATGTAGGCCAGAGGGTAGTGCAGGAAGTAGGAGAGGAAGTAGAGCGTTTTCTGCTGTCCGGAGACCTGCTCGAGGAAGTGCCTCAGGACGATGATCGACGCGAGGAAAAGGAGCCAGCGTCCCAGACCGATCTCGAGGTTCTCGATCCTCGACGAGATGGAGAGGACCCATTCGTTGAGACTCTTCTTCACAGATTCGTCCTCCGGAGTTCGGGCCCGAGCCGCAGGCGCTTCAGCCTACTCGCCGTCGCGGCGACCACGGTCGTACAGGGTCAGATAGATGGCGAACCCGAGGCACGCCATGGAGAACCGCCAGAGCGTCACGGGCGCCAGTCCTTGGGCGAAGCGCCCGCCGGAGAAGTTCACGATGACGCCCAGAATGAAGACGATCGCCGCTACCGCGGCCAGTGCGAACGACACGAAGCGCACGAAGCACCCCCCTGACGGAACCGGGACCACGCGACCTCAGACTTCGAGGGTACGTTCCCTGAATCCGGAGTGTCAAGCCA
The sequence above is a segment of the Candidatus Effluviviaceae Genus V sp. genome. Coding sequences within it:
- a CDS encoding T9SS type A sorting domain-containing protein codes for the protein MMKRTAIVAVLCAVLVGVSVNGVAADRVVLAEMFGGTWCGYCPDSSGALQILRGEFRDDQFLAIYNHVGGADPWRTSESESRASWYSVGGVPHVEFDGVTDVVGSYGSPEATADAFRPIVNSRLGVSAPLTIEAVGIIGSSAGWVDATIKATESISHTDLRAQFVLIENGMSYGGKDYDFTARDYLPVESLSLSSPGDSVVVNRNFTIDPTWDHTNMELVVFVERTTVKQIVNAGLMTNPYQFDFETEVYAAEVPLMGGSVFTTVLRNTGTVTDTITVNIENVEIPDGVSSFDWFATYCDEEGLCYFGEHDFVLAPGEFETLDVHMDDYNGSVPGMAVTRLFGTSAGDTTALEEEYYATFVGMPSILVVEDDGDDTYGTYMKSALDSVGYAGHLWDAHTLGRPGADRLASYWAVLWTTGNGDATDITADDESDLMSFLDDGGNLFLASMNYLSSRAATNTFITDYLNVSSWTDDAGGFVMTGVSGDIISDGMSLGLLGGDFAPGATDKFVISSPADSIFYASNGVRGLKVDDGYKAVFTSFPFELVKTTTADPDNQMTLIDRILTWFQMTGVDDVIPGVQRLSLGQNYPNPFNPVTTIEFSVPASAERVELEVYNVAGRLVRTLVDGELEAGPHRVIWDGTDGNGKSCSSGIYFTRLTAGRETKTGKMTLLK
- a CDS encoding T9SS type A sorting domain-containing protein; this encodes MRHDSRLLSLVLAAILAVTLQAAAYPRDDAAVVEIDVHSRAEIHHLNELGMDIMNVRDGVAEIAAVPSEIDVLRANGYIPRIVMERMIDGVASLRLEDRGEYHSYTELTNDMAAWASAYPNITELVSIGQSVLGRELWAMKITDNPAIEEFEPEIQWIGAHHGDETISVEVCYYMIDHLLENYGTDPQVTWLVDEREIWIIPMFNPDGHTSGSRYNGNGEDLNRGYLCPCGCNAGSAMAQPEHQALEAFNERMNPVTSLTFHSGAVYVNYLWDYTYSATPDEAMLITLSEGYSSYTGLPVTNGADWYIVHGSCQDWCYDQRGEIDTTIEVSTTKDPPQSSIDPIVSDNIPAMLYQARKSGKGIRGLVTDGETGEPLYATISIPEIGKDVYTDPDVGDYHRMVESGTYTVVCEVEGYPTETVYNVSANLDTFVVVNFAMEPPPRGTVAGYVTDELMNPIEATVEVTDLTGYSASSDPATGYYEIPYIPAGTHTVRASAPGFRTEERTGVEVVDNTTSTESFALVAPVFYDDFESGLSGWNGSWATTTSEAMSPTHSMTDSPGGQYGNNDYTVTTLASPVDLTGHAEAALVFWHRYDTEAGYDICYVEVSSDGGSSWTQVGSYDGLQNDWVEEEIDVSSWAGTSQFLVRFTLDSDGWITDDGWYVDDVQVFGDQTLSGIDEEIVRAPRVANYPNPFNPVTSVTYSVPSPGSVTLGIYDVSGRLVRTLVDGAVEVAGEHSATWNGTDEGGRSVAGGVYFARLVTDAGEASSKLVLLK
- a CDS encoding DASS family sodium-coupled anion symporter, with the protein product MKRRRVLSILIALVVCAGIMLAPTPSGLTREGQNAIAIFGLCFVLWVGNALPLSVTSLFAIVLLPTLRVLPASRSFALFGSPVVFFILGAFILAAAMMRSGLSTRLALAFLRRFGGSPGQLLAGVVFSGGFLAFWMPSHAVAALLFPIVLEIVHALELRPMRSGYGRALLLALAWGAVIGGVATFLGGARNPLALGILQEHYGQSIGFLEWMIAVAPFAVALMGVGYLVLSRGCRIEIDDVSEARRALDRKATELGPLTAREKGVATIMVLTIGAWIVAGQNMGLASISLLAAVSLFVFNLIDWQSVEEYVNWGVILMYGGAIAIATALHESGGAAWIAQVAVQRLSGLPPFAMFMVFAVAAIFLTEAISNVAAVALFLPIAFGIAEGSGLAPVPVVFAVAVPAGLAFALPMGTPPNAIAYSAGYYRLRDSVILGAVLKLAALALLALAVKVYWPLLGIDI
- a CDS encoding tetratricopeptide repeat protein; this translates as MKKSLNEWVLSISSRIENLEIGLGRWLLFLASIIVLRHFLEQVSGQQKTLYFLSYFLHYPLAYIAPLLALSVVLALLSRERIARVTRLMLFAWLLTLLPPVLDLLVPSAGDAPELIGYLIPKDGSIGRAFLNLLNPTYHDFQGTTVGIRLEAALGCLLGAWYVFLKTRNVLRSVLSFFVIYVTMFFFFALPPITLALVNLFGGDIENVYQLFFARADIHRAFANVTPFALSDLSNSLVDLFVVTPVLILWYRLHDAGRFAADVRELDLVHAVSMPLVTFAGLAFGARLLMQSEGLLAISHPFDAISIIGLLAASCSAGLTVSSLRRLTATPAGNPERGRRLIASVFLFSLSTLFALSVSYVALTYVLGVLSIFYFYYAPPFELRRFTPLAELMIASALFFAFLLGYGGYAGGAAALWTPRTLVVVTLVSGALVALSRGLWEDPKSYGFGWNLGSLKSPATSWIAASCVLIACALPGALLGRTSILIAGLIAGAAGFVLTVTLRKQLLAPALLVVGAALLVSFQALGLADLPVLRSELDDTSFAQVTRSSGTFEMVDESLSPEQQRRLSRGIEMFRAGDFEGAVEAFREAIEADPEYGPAYVSLGTAYMRLDRLAEAARVFRRAIEIDPENASAHVGLGQTLKLQSNPDAAIEALEKALELDPSSADAAYTLALTYLDTGDLEQELEYLERTIAINPRNSLAQSRLADIYLSQERYPEAIQALRAALTGDQRVEHAHTRLAQAYYRMGDLERAEQELRKEIIVSPKSPSPRANLSSLLAETGRIDEAIREMEKAIELSERPRLRAAFEQELERLRSEKR